Proteins encoded within one genomic window of Zestosphaera sp.:
- a CDS encoding aldehyde ferredoxin oxidoreductase family protein, translating into MPPPCSPGRILHVDLSTERTWEEPVPEDWYKLYVGGEGFGAKYLYDNLRPRVDPMSGENKLLFITGPLTDTGAPTCGRTVVMFKSPLTGTIFASNVGGYLAPQIKRSGYDMVVVHGMAGRPTYIYIHDDRVEFLDARDFMGRSPREVQKEIRKRHNNRDIQVAAIGVAGEKLVKFAAIMVDGHRAAGRGGGGAVMGSKNLKALAVYGTRFKTGLADQPSFREAVRKALSELLEEPFVRDELRKYGTPSFFDAMNATALVPFYNWRRSKMPEFNDHLGYKPYHERLSVRPYACFNCPIACGRHTVIPEGVFKGVESGGPEYESLAAFGAKTGVKDLYYVTAANHLANELGLDVISTGQVIATAMEWYEAGVIDKAKADGLELTFGNGEAVVELVRRIGTRKGDFATLLGEGSLKAAQILGKDAMYYVMHVKGLEMAADEVRTSKGEAWSHMVSPRGADHLRPWASIVDAFGYLSEEFGITERPDPFKEEFKSWVKPLEEYSMTTNLLGVCLFTVITLAVRAETWTKLLNHAAGYDFTMKDLLKASERVINLERLFNVREGFSRKDDYLPERFSREPGDGAVVDQDKLLDIIYEIKGWDRNGVPTKEKLKELGLE; encoded by the coding sequence ATGCCTCCACCATGTTCTCCTGGTAGGATACTGCACGTTGATCTATCAACTGAAAGGACCTGGGAGGAGCCTGTCCCTGAGGATTGGTACAAACTCTACGTCGGTGGCGAGGGCTTCGGAGCGAAGTATCTCTACGACAATCTGAGACCCCGCGTTGATCCGATGTCCGGTGAGAACAAGCTTCTGTTCATAACGGGTCCCCTAACCGATACTGGCGCCCCAACATGCGGCAGGACCGTGGTCATGTTTAAGTCCCCCCTAACCGGCACCATATTTGCATCAAACGTCGGCGGTTACTTAGCACCGCAGATCAAGAGGAGCGGCTACGACATGGTCGTGGTCCACGGCATGGCTGGGAGGCCCACGTACATATACATACACGACGACAGGGTCGAGTTCCTCGACGCCAGGGACTTCATGGGACGCTCGCCCAGGGAGGTCCAGAAGGAGATAAGGAAGCGTCACAACAACAGAGACATTCAGGTGGCGGCTATAGGAGTTGCTGGGGAGAAGCTGGTCAAGTTCGCGGCGATTATGGTGGACGGTCATAGGGCTGCGGGTCGAGGCGGCGGTGGGGCTGTGATGGGCTCCAAAAACTTGAAGGCGCTTGCGGTGTACGGAACACGCTTCAAAACCGGGCTGGCTGACCAACCTAGCTTCAGGGAGGCCGTCAGGAAGGCGTTGAGTGAGTTGCTTGAGGAACCCTTCGTCAGGGACGAGCTGAGGAAGTACGGGACACCTTCATTCTTCGACGCCATGAACGCCACAGCACTGGTGCCGTTCTACAACTGGAGGAGGAGTAAGATGCCTGAATTCAACGACCATCTAGGTTACAAACCTTATCACGAGAGGCTCTCAGTGAGGCCCTATGCATGCTTCAACTGCCCTATAGCGTGCGGAAGGCACACAGTAATCCCTGAGGGGGTGTTCAAGGGTGTTGAGAGCGGCGGCCCCGAATACGAGTCGCTCGCGGCGTTCGGAGCTAAGACGGGAGTTAAGGACCTCTACTACGTTACAGCCGCAAACCACCTCGCCAACGAGCTCGGCCTAGATGTAATATCCACCGGCCAGGTGATAGCCACAGCGATGGAGTGGTATGAGGCGGGGGTAATAGACAAGGCTAAGGCTGACGGGCTTGAGCTCACTTTCGGCAACGGCGAGGCCGTGGTGGAGCTAGTCAGAAGGATTGGAACGAGGAAGGGGGATTTCGCAACCCTGCTCGGCGAGGGCTCCCTTAAAGCCGCCCAGATCCTAGGTAAGGACGCGATGTACTACGTCATGCACGTGAAGGGTCTCGAGATGGCTGCCGACGAGGTCAGGACGAGTAAGGGTGAGGCCTGGTCCCACATGGTCTCCCCGAGAGGGGCTGACCACCTGAGGCCTTGGGCATCGATAGTGGACGCTTTCGGGTACCTGAGCGAGGAGTTCGGCATCACCGAGAGGCCCGACCCCTTCAAGGAGGAGTTCAAGTCCTGGGTCAAGCCGCTGGAGGAGTACTCGATGACCACCAACCTGCTCGGCGTATGCCTCTTCACAGTCATAACGCTCGCGGTCAGGGCCGAGACGTGGACCAAGCTCCTCAACCACGCCGCAGGCTACGATTTCACGATGAAAGACCTCCTTAAGGCGAGTGAGAGGGTCATAAACCTTGAGAGACTCTTCAACGTTAGGGAGGGCTTCAGCAGGAAGGACGACTACCTGCCTGAGAGGTTCAGCAGGGAGCCAGGCGATGGCGCCGTGGTGGATCAGGACAAACTCCTCGACATAATCTACGAGATAAAGGGATGGGACAGGAACGGGGTGCCGACTAAAGAGAAGCTGAAAGAGTTAGGCCTAGAATGA
- a CDS encoding radical SAM protein, with product MRTVDWIIALRGDSHPRELMIEITTACNYICPHCFRFSIKDFRTCYMDLRLYTHVLDSAINAGIGRVVFSGWGEPTVHPNILEMIDEAKGRGLSVAINTNGSRLDELSEELVRLGVDEVFVSINQSELNRDALQGVKQLRMQRILRRAEKPVIKAIYTVTKSSVKGVKEAIKHARELGVRELHFNYYIPYPGGPGELDCLNDGECREEFNKMLSDAAPRILGAGVRFTHAGTTPKFARSCPFASNRALFVRCDGWVAPCLYYSRSWRTRVLGVTRELREVLLGRLGEVSLLNIWRGRYSEMLFRLHFNHLPSCLECPFMEGCGFTSTNEADCWGNTPSCAHCPYMHKLSYCPL from the coding sequence ATGAGGACGGTCGACTGGATCATAGCCCTGAGGGGGGATTCCCACCCTAGAGAGCTGATGATAGAGATCACTACAGCTTGCAACTACATCTGTCCGCACTGTTTCAGGTTTTCCATCAAGGACTTCAGAACCTGTTACATGGACTTGAGGCTATACACCCACGTGCTCGACTCAGCCATCAATGCAGGTATTGGGAGAGTCGTGTTCTCAGGGTGGGGTGAACCCACAGTGCACCCCAACATCCTTGAGATGATAGACGAGGCAAAGGGTAGGGGGTTATCCGTAGCGATTAACACCAACGGCTCCAGGCTTGACGAGCTGTCTGAGGAGTTAGTGAGGCTGGGTGTGGATGAGGTGTTCGTAAGCATCAACCAATCTGAGTTGAATCGAGACGCACTACAGGGCGTTAAGCAACTTAGGATGCAGAGAATCCTCAGGAGGGCTGAGAAGCCTGTGATCAAGGCCATCTACACGGTCACGAAATCCAGCGTCAAGGGAGTGAAGGAGGCGATCAAGCACGCTAGGGAGCTGGGCGTGAGGGAGCTACACTTCAACTACTACATACCGTACCCCGGAGGACCGGGGGAGCTCGACTGCCTCAACGACGGTGAGTGCAGGGAGGAATTCAACAAGATGCTGAGCGACGCCGCTCCAAGGATCTTAGGGGCAGGGGTTCGCTTCACACACGCAGGGACGACCCCGAAGTTCGCTAGGAGCTGCCCTTTCGCAAGCAACAGAGCCCTCTTCGTGAGGTGTGACGGATGGGTAGCACCCTGCCTCTACTACTCGAGGTCATGGAGGACTAGAGTCCTCGGAGTCACCAGAGAATTGAGGGAGGTGTTGCTCGGCAGGCTCGGGGAGGTAAGCCTTCTGAATATCTGGAGGGGTAGGTATTCGGAGATGCTCTTCAGACTTCACTTCAACCACCTCCCCTCATGCTTGGAGTGTCCCTTCATGGAGGGGTGTGGGTTCACGTCAACTAATGAAGCCGACTGCTGGGGGAACACGCCCAGCTGCGCACACTGTCCATACATGCACAAGCTCTCATACTGCCCGCTCTGA